A window of the Lactuca sativa cultivar Salinas chromosome 7, Lsat_Salinas_v11, whole genome shotgun sequence genome harbors these coding sequences:
- the LOC111905962 gene encoding F-box/FBD/LRR-repeat protein At1g16930 yields the protein MKESKRAKTLEGELDGVDLISNLPDRVLQLILSRLQGTEEAIRSSILSRRWRYLWTSIPSIDIDYTRGLEHDPQMVLESIGFKNFVSWVLLNKPIDLDSFRLRCADYYDMTTIRQWIHAAVVRKVKQLDLMFSPIDESEDIEMPYCLVTCGSLEVLRLCLLGYHLCLPKITGFSALRVLELNDVTLKKGDLVKYFLESCPLLEDLSLLHCYADKLVIACPKLKNLRIENRERIFDYETEDYIDCRMSSSVTICCPKLVLLNLTGSVSRDFILYNLYSLKKAVILCRDFLNQLDPPCDFFERISQVESLSISLYCVGQAYWPEEDEPVSLPNLKTLEITVDAVHRLIPFLKCFPDLESLHLIFINESSLLDLMEKFFYRADKCKLKNAATINFVTPRLKKVEFHDYDEEHLALARALLENGSALEEMVFIWIDEAKFHEKSLETMNQVSNFHKASSNVKLRFVIKPRQTESILAPKRFEVDSSKCSSNSSIKLLGC from the exons GAAGATGGAGGTATTTGTGGACTTCAATTCCCTCCATAGACATAGATTATACCCGAGGTCTAGAACATGATCCCCAAATGGTTTTGGAAAGTATTGGATTCAAAAATTTTGTTTCTTGGGTTTTACTAAACAAACCCATTGATTTGGATAGTTTTCGTTTACGTTGTGCGGATTACTATGATATGACGACCATAAGGCAATGGATTCATGCTGCTGTTGTGAGAAAAGTCAAACAACTTGACTTGATGTTTAGCCCAATAGACGAGTCTGAGGATATTGAGATGCCCTATTGTCTGGTGACTTGTGGTTCTTTGGAAGTGTTAAGGTTATGTTTGCTCGGATATCATCTATGTTTGCCTAAGATTACAGGGTTTTCTGCACTTAGGGTTCTTGAGTTGAATGATGTTACGTTAAAAAAGGGTGATTTGGTAAAATATTTTCTTGAAAGCTGCCCATTGCTTGAGGATTTGAGTTTGTTACACTGCTATGCTGATAAACTTGTTATTGCATGTCCGAAGCTTAAGAATCTGAGAATTGAAAACCGGGAAAGAATTTTTGATTATGAAACAGAAGATTACATAGATTGTAGAATGAGTTCAAGTGTTACGATTTGTTGCCCAAAACTGGTGCTTTTGAACTTAACTGGCTCTGTATCTCGTGATTTTATTCTCTACAATCTATACTCCTTGAAGAAAGCTGTGATTCTCTGTAGAGACTTTCTTAATCAGTTGGATCCCCCTTGTGATTTTTTTGAAAGAATATCTCAAGTGGAATCTTTGTCCATCAGCCTTTACTGTGTGGGACAG GCCTATTGGCCAGAAGAAGATGAGCCTGTATCTCTACCTAATCTCAAGACTTTGGAGATAACAGTTGATGCAGTGCATAGGCTCATCCCATTTCTCAAATGCTTTCCGGATTTAGAGTCTCTTCATTTGATCTTTATAAACGAATCCTCACTTTTGGACCTAATGGAAAAG TTTTTTTATCGAGCGGACAAGTGCAAATTAAAAAATGCTGCAACAATCAACTTCGTGACTCCTCGTCTTAAAAAGGTGGAGTTTCATGATTATGATGAAGAACATCTAGCTTTAGCACGTGCCTTATTGGAGAATGGAAGTGCATTGGAGGAAATGGTTTTCATTTGGATTGATGAAGCCAAGTTCCATGAAAAGTCATTGGAGACTATGAATCAAGTCTCAAACTTTCACAAGGCTTCTTCAAATGTTAAACTTAGATTTGTAATCAAACCAAGACAAACCGAATCGATATTGGCCCCAAAAAGATTTGAAGTTGACTCAAGCAAGTGCTCGAGCAACTCGAGTATTAAACTACTTGGCTGTTGA